In Elusimicrobiota bacterium, a genomic segment contains:
- a CDS encoding toprim domain-containing protein: DRVLYPIQDAKGSVVGFGARALGEAMPKYLNSPESPVFSKGRVLYGLCLGLPEVRKQRRVVLMEGYMDVMAAHQHGLKTACAPLGTALTVDQVALVKRYAGEAVVVFDADQAGENAALRSAELLLAEGLGVCVATVPQGKDPDEFLHAHGLPAFQKCLAGAVDLAQFQTELALKRRPGALSPTEKSAVARAVLETISRCPDEIVKSGWLTRLAQRLKIDEGSLRLQLAKRGHVRPLRPPSAGTAPAVLPQAALAGGEEDILTDVFMEPGLFALVREEDFSSETGRRIWRALAKLQPWPGDWSRRVRETLAPEENSLVQRLLLRSDEFDRTEVASRLDATLARRRAQTRWEELRQALSRDGRLGEVQQAEYSRLIRELKGSPKK, from the coding sequence GACCGGGTCCTCTATCCCATCCAGGACGCCAAGGGCTCGGTGGTGGGCTTCGGAGCGCGGGCCCTGGGCGAGGCCATGCCCAAGTACCTCAACTCTCCCGAGTCCCCCGTGTTCTCCAAGGGGCGCGTCCTTTACGGACTCTGCCTCGGCCTGCCGGAAGTGCGCAAGCAGCGCCGCGTGGTCCTGATGGAAGGCTACATGGACGTGATGGCCGCGCACCAGCACGGCCTCAAGACCGCCTGCGCGCCGCTGGGCACCGCGCTGACCGTGGACCAGGTCGCCTTGGTCAAGCGCTACGCCGGCGAGGCGGTCGTGGTCTTCGACGCCGACCAGGCCGGAGAGAACGCCGCCCTGCGCAGCGCGGAGCTGCTGCTGGCCGAGGGGCTGGGCGTCTGCGTGGCGACCGTGCCCCAGGGCAAGGACCCGGACGAGTTCCTGCATGCCCACGGCCTGCCGGCCTTCCAGAAATGCCTGGCCGGGGCCGTGGACCTCGCCCAGTTCCAGACCGAGCTGGCTTTGAAGCGCCGCCCCGGGGCCCTAAGCCCGACCGAGAAGTCCGCCGTGGCCCGGGCGGTGCTGGAGACCATCAGCCGCTGCCCGGACGAGATCGTCAAGAGCGGGTGGCTCACGCGCCTGGCGCAGAGGCTCAAGATCGACGAGGGCTCTCTGCGCCTGCAGCTCGCCAAGCGCGGGCATGTCCGTCCGCTGCGGCCGCCCTCCGCCGGGACGGCGCCTGCGGTGCTCCCGCAGGCCGCCTTGGCCGGCGGCGAGGAGGACATCCTCACCGACGTCTTCATGGAGCCGGGGCTCTTCGCATTGGTGCGGGAAGAGGATTTTTCTTCCGAGACCGGCCGGCGCATATGGCGGGCCCTGGCCAAGCTGCAGCCTTGGCCGGGCGACTGGTCCCGGAGAGTGCGCGAGACGCTCGCGCCGGAGGAGAACTCTCTGGTCCAGAGGCTCCTGCTCAGGTCGGATGAGTTCGACCGGACCGAAGTGGCGTCGCGCCTGGATGCGACGCTGGCCCGGCGGCGGGCTCAGACCCGATGGGAGGAGCTCCGCCAGGCTTTGAGCCGCGACGGCAGGCTCGGCGAGGTCCAGCAAGCCGAATACTCCCGGCTCATACGTGAATTGAAAGGTTCGCCGAAGAAATGA